In Acholeplasma equirhinis, the following proteins share a genomic window:
- the tsaD gene encoding tRNA (adenosine(37)-N6)-threonylcarbamoyltransferase complex transferase subunit TsaD: protein MIILSVETSCDETSVAITKDGKEVLSNAVLSQIKIHERYGGVVPEIASRAHIESILYMFDEAISTANIKVSDIDLVAVTQGPGLIGSLLVGINAATTFAYMHKLPILGVNHLIGHIYAPLVENDFNFPALALLVSGGHTELLLIKDHFEIELLGTTLDDAVGEAYDKVARILGLPYPGGPVVDRLAATGKAIYPLPKPFLKDDPYNFSFSGLKSAVLNLVHNMKQRGESFNVEDVCASFQEVVTEVLVEKTRHAADSLGVNQVVLAGGVAANKGLRAKMASRITNQQILVPAFKYCTDQAAMIGIAAYYQVQKYGMPTSYFIKGDSSFSIDEVKQY, encoded by the coding sequence ATGATTATACTATCAGTTGAAACATCATGTGATGAAACATCAGTTGCCATAACAAAAGACGGTAAAGAAGTTTTATCCAATGCAGTTTTATCACAAATTAAAATCCATGAAAGATATGGTGGAGTTGTTCCAGAAATCGCCTCACGAGCACATATTGAGTCAATTCTCTATATGTTTGATGAAGCTATTTCAACAGCAAACATTAAAGTTTCTGATATCGACTTAGTAGCAGTTACACAAGGACCTGGATTAATTGGTTCATTGCTTGTTGGTATCAATGCTGCAACAACCTTTGCGTATATGCATAAATTACCAATTCTTGGTGTAAACCATTTAATTGGACACATCTATGCACCACTTGTTGAAAATGATTTTAATTTTCCTGCACTTGCACTCCTTGTTTCAGGGGGACACACAGAACTTTTATTAATCAAAGACCATTTTGAAATTGAGTTATTAGGTACAACACTTGATGATGCAGTAGGGGAAGCTTATGATAAAGTTGCAAGAATTTTAGGTCTACCTTATCCAGGTGGTCCAGTTGTTGACCGCTTAGCAGCAACCGGTAAAGCAATTTATCCACTTCCAAAACCATTCTTAAAAGATGATCCATACAATTTTTCATTTTCAGGATTAAAAAGTGCAGTACTCAATTTAGTACACAACATGAAACAAAGAGGTGAAAGTTTCAATGTGGAAGATGTGTGTGCATCCTTCCAAGAAGTTGTAACTGAAGTTTTAGTTGAGAAAACAAGACATGCAGCAGATAGTCTTGGTGTGAATCAAGTAGTACTTGCTGGTGGTGTTGCTGCGAATAAAGGTTTACGTGCAAAAATGGCATCAAGAATTACAAATCAACAAATTCTTGTTCCGGCATTTAAATATTGTACAGACCAAGCAGCGATGATTGGTATTGCAGCTTATTATCAAGTTCAAAAATATGGTATGCCGACATCATATTTTATTAAAGGGGATTCAAGTTTTTCAATCGACGAAGTTAAGCAATATTAA
- the tsaE gene encoding tRNA (adenosine(37)-N6)-threonylcarbamoyltransferase complex ATPase subunit type 1 TsaE codes for MRTIYTNSSEETIELGYNLIKQMPHDCHVVLLSGDLSAGKTTLTKGIAKALNVKSIINSPTFTILKVHKGDKTLYHFDLYRMDKVGTDFDLEEYIDDPNSLAVIEWPYQVKELLPQAYVEVKLTYIKDNEREIVISSVNMDDSWENNL; via the coding sequence ATGAGAACAATATATACAAATAGCAGTGAAGAAACTATTGAATTAGGATATAACTTAATCAAACAAATGCCACATGATTGTCATGTGGTTTTACTTTCTGGAGATTTATCTGCAGGAAAAACCACATTAACTAAAGGGATTGCTAAAGCTTTAAATGTGAAATCAATTATTAATTCACCAACCTTTACGATTTTAAAGGTTCATAAAGGTGATAAGACTTTATATCATTTTGATCTTTATCGTATGGATAAAGTTGGTACCGATTTTGACCTTGAAGAATATATTGATGATCCAAACTCTTTAGCGGTCATTGAATGGCCATATCAAGTCAAAGAACTCCTTCCACAAGCATATGTTGAAGTCAAACTTACATATATTAAAGATAATGAACGAGAAATCGTTATAAGCAGTGTGAACATGGATGATTCTTGGGAGAATAATTTATGA
- the tsaB gene encoding tRNA (adenosine(37)-N6)-threonylcarbamoyltransferase complex dimerization subunit type 1 TsaB produces MKYLLIDTSTPTMVLMLQEDKKTLDLITREGKSDHQAYIIPLIDELLKRNKLDSNDLDTVVVGVGPGSYTGLRVGVTTAKTMGYQTKVKVRKVSSLLFLTSGYKDEVYAWHDARNNLGFSGLFKKGEHLNEEALRSMDSLSEKDKSKLVVINKETIKLDGAIIVNASTEVSNVFELIPNYLRKTEAENKLDQTSY; encoded by the coding sequence ATGAAATATTTATTAATAGATACATCAACACCGACTATGGTTTTGATGTTACAAGAAGATAAGAAGACACTTGATCTCATCACAAGAGAAGGTAAATCTGATCATCAAGCTTATATTATTCCGTTAATTGATGAACTTTTAAAACGTAATAAATTAGATTCAAACGATTTAGATACTGTTGTTGTTGGTGTTGGACCTGGTTCATACACAGGATTAAGAGTCGGTGTAACAACTGCTAAGACTATGGGATATCAAACTAAAGTTAAAGTGAGAAAGGTATCTTCATTACTCTTCTTAACTTCTGGTTATAAAGATGAAGTCTATGCTTGGCATGATGCAAGAAATAATTTAGGTTTTTCAGGTCTTTTCAAAAAAGGTGAACATTTAAATGAAGAAGCACTTCGTTCAATGGATTCATTATCAGAGAAAGATAAATCAAAATTAGTTGTTATTAACAAAGAGACAATTAAACTTGATGGTGCGATAATCGTGAATGCAAGTACTGAAGTTTCAAATGTATTTGAACTTATTCCAAATTATTTAAGAAAGACAGAGGCGGAAAATAAACTTGATCAGACAAGCTATTGA
- a CDS encoding S1 RNA-binding domain-containing protein has translation MEKGDRILVKITGIQPYGVFVEYENYQGLIHISEVSDHFVKEIDKLFTVGEMIYATVLEIDEDSNKLQLSYKAAQKIHPRVAKQVDIKIGFRSIEKKLNEWISMKKEG, from the coding sequence ATGGAAAAAGGCGACCGTATCTTAGTAAAAATCACGGGTATTCAACCATATGGTGTATTTGTTGAATATGAGAATTACCAAGGATTAATTCATATCTCTGAAGTTTCCGATCACTTTGTTAAAGAGATCGATAAGCTTTTTACTGTCGGAGAAATGATTTATGCAACTGTTCTAGAAATTGATGAAGACTCAAATAAACTTCAACTTTCATATAAAGCTGCTCAAAAAATTCATCCGAGAGTTGCTAAACAAGTTGATATAAAAATTGGTTTCAGATCGATAGAGAAAAAATTAAATGAATGGATTTCAATGAAGAAAGAAGGGTAA
- a CDS encoding glycosyltransferase yields the protein MVIVFVIDNYLHQTNGTTITARRFIEQLRMRGHEVRILSAGEKEAHFYALKERYIPIVTEFARKQDVVFSKPDKKIIEQAFQGADIVHFLTPWKTSQVARKIAKKLNIPHTAAFHIQPENITYGAGLNGLGFLNGIIYRKFRRFFGKISYVHAPSNFIANELYRHSYTTTVKVISNGVSDVFFNAKVKEQEGKFHIISTGRYAKEKNQILLLKAVNSSKYKDQIKITLAGHGPKKSMLEKYAKAHNLDVEFKFFKQEELIKALESAHLYVHTANIEIEAIACLEAIAVGLVPLIANAKKSATRQFALKPTNLFEPNNVVNLKQKLEYWIENKEEKEALRKAYASYTEKFRLSYSVDRFEEMLQEAIKESKAKRLSQTLKGKAFQKTLIHPPVKRTLSAMTYYLIALPLLFLYMKLFLNVKYKGRKHFRNVKGGAVVISNHVHILDSAMNSLAAFPKRPIMTAMKANFERPVAGFFVNLLGAVPVPEGLLETQVFFQTLSDQARNGRFVHMYPEGELIDKDSEIREFKKGAFKLAVESGVPVVPVRISFKHSKFLLWDRESIILNVGEPLYPDTSIPNKEALEKLKNEAITRMNALD from the coding sequence ATGGTAATAGTTTTTGTCATTGATAATTACTTGCATCAAACCAATGGTACGACGATTACAGCACGTCGATTTATCGAACAATTAAGAATGCGTGGCCACGAGGTCAGAATTTTATCTGCGGGTGAAAAAGAAGCACACTTTTATGCACTTAAAGAACGTTATATTCCAATTGTTACTGAATTTGCAAGAAAGCAAGATGTCGTCTTTTCTAAACCAGATAAAAAAATTATTGAACAGGCATTCCAAGGTGCCGATATTGTCCATTTTCTAACACCTTGGAAGACTTCACAAGTGGCTAGAAAGATTGCTAAAAAACTGAATATTCCACATACTGCAGCATTTCACATTCAACCAGAAAATATTACTTATGGAGCAGGTTTAAATGGGCTTGGATTTTTAAATGGCATAATCTACCGTAAATTTAGAAGATTCTTCGGTAAAATATCCTATGTTCATGCACCAAGTAACTTTATTGCAAATGAACTTTATCGTCATAGTTATACAACAACTGTGAAGGTGATTTCAAATGGTGTATCTGATGTTTTCTTTAATGCAAAAGTTAAGGAACAAGAAGGTAAATTCCATATCATCTCAACCGGACGCTATGCAAAAGAAAAGAATCAGATTTTATTACTGAAAGCTGTAAATAGTTCTAAGTATAAAGATCAGATTAAAATCACCCTTGCAGGTCATGGTCCTAAAAAATCGATGCTAGAAAAGTATGCTAAAGCACACAATCTGGATGTTGAGTTTAAGTTCTTTAAACAAGAAGAACTCATTAAAGCATTAGAGAGCGCACATCTTTATGTACATACTGCAAACATTGAAATTGAAGCAATTGCATGTTTAGAGGCAATTGCAGTCGGACTTGTTCCACTCATTGCAAATGCTAAGAAGAGTGCAACAAGACAGTTTGCATTAAAACCTACAAATCTCTTTGAACCAAATAATGTGGTAAATTTAAAACAAAAACTAGAGTACTGGATTGAAAACAAAGAAGAAAAAGAAGCACTTAGAAAAGCATACGCTTCTTATACTGAAAAGTTTCGTCTAAGTTATTCGGTTGACCGTTTTGAAGAGATGTTACAAGAAGCAATTAAAGAATCGAAAGCTAAACGTTTAAGTCAAACACTTAAAGGAAAAGCATTCCAGAAAACTTTAATTCATCCACCGGTCAAACGCACACTTTCTGCCATGACATATTATTTAATTGCTCTACCACTTTTATTCCTTTACATGAAGTTATTCTTAAATGTGAAATATAAAGGTAGAAAACATTTTAGAAATGTTAAAGGTGGTGCTGTTGTCATATCGAATCATGTGCACATATTAGATTCTGCAATGAACTCACTTGCAGCATTTCCAAAACGTCCAATCATGACTGCAATGAAAGCTAATTTTGAAAGACCTGTTGCAGGATTCTTTGTAAATTTACTTGGTGCAGTGCCTGTTCCTGAAGGATTACTTGAAACACAGGTGTTCTTCCAAACATTAAGTGATCAAGCAAGAAATGGCCGATTTGTTCACATGTATCCTGAAGGTGAATTAATTGATAAGGATTCAGAAATTAGAGAATTTAAAAAAGGTGCATTTAAACTTGCAGTTGAGTCTGGTGTACCCGTTGTACCGGTTAGAATTAGTTTTAAACACTCCAAGTTCTTACTATGGGATCGTGAAAGTATTATTTTAAATGTGGGAGAACCACTTTATCCTGATACCTCTATTCCAAATAAAGAAGCACTAGAAAAACTTAAAAATGAAGCAATCACTCGCATGAATGCGTTAGATTAA
- a CDS encoding glutamine--tRNA ligase/YqeY domain fusion protein — MENQSNFIKTIMEDDIKTGKHDEIITRFPPEPNGFLHIGHARAIVTNFELAKVFGGKTNLRYDDTNPSKEDEVYVKGIIEDVRWLGYEPAGIYWASDYFEEMYQRAIILIKKGLAYVDDQSAEEIAKTRGDVVTPGIPSPYRNRTVDENLELFAQMREGKFKEGEKVLRAKIDMASPNMNMRDPVLYRINFASHHNTGDTWKVYPMYDFAHPIEDAIEGITHSLCSLEFEDHRPLYDWVVRETEMPHTPRQIEFGRLGIVNTVMSKRLLKYLVDSNYVDGWDDPRMPTLSGLRRKGYTKEAIRAFILATGLAKVNSEVEVDMLESFVRDDLQARAGRAFAVINPLKVTITNYPEGKIEYFDVPFHPENTGLGSRKIAFSKHVYIEQEDFSEVKPDNKYKRLSLGGEVRLFHTYFIKATDVVKDENGKIVEVLATYDEKTLSGSGFNERKPDGTIHFVEATTAIPATFNFFGPLLDADTNKTIDERYNPNSLSQKQGFIEGGLKDVKTDEKFQFVRNGYFNCYANKKTNNPYEFNEIVPLKSSYK; from the coding sequence ATGGAAAATCAATCAAATTTTATTAAAACAATTATGGAAGATGATATCAAAACTGGTAAACACGATGAAATCATTACCCGTTTCCCACCAGAACCAAATGGTTTCTTGCATATTGGACATGCCCGTGCAATTGTAACCAATTTTGAACTTGCGAAAGTTTTTGGTGGAAAAACAAACCTACGCTATGATGATACAAACCCATCTAAAGAAGATGAAGTTTATGTTAAAGGTATTATTGAAGATGTAAGATGGTTAGGTTATGAACCTGCAGGCATCTATTGGGCTTCTGATTACTTTGAAGAAATGTATCAACGTGCAATCATCTTAATTAAAAAAGGTTTAGCTTATGTTGATGATCAATCAGCAGAAGAAATCGCTAAAACTAGAGGTGATGTTGTCACTCCAGGTATCCCTTCACCTTACAGAAATCGTACGGTTGATGAAAACTTAGAACTTTTCGCACAAATGCGTGAAGGTAAATTTAAAGAAGGCGAAAAAGTATTACGCGCAAAAATTGATATGGCAAGTCCAAATATGAATATGCGTGATCCAGTACTTTATCGTATTAATTTTGCAAGTCACCACAATACAGGTGATACTTGGAAAGTTTATCCAATGTATGACTTTGCCCATCCAATTGAAGATGCAATCGAAGGTATTACACACTCACTTTGTTCATTAGAATTTGAAGACCACCGTCCATTATATGACTGGGTAGTTCGAGAAACAGAAATGCCACATACACCACGCCAAATTGAATTTGGTCGTTTAGGTATTGTGAATACAGTCATGTCAAAACGCCTATTAAAATATTTAGTGGATTCTAATTATGTTGATGGTTGGGATGATCCTAGAATGCCAACATTATCAGGTCTTCGCCGTAAAGGATACACTAAAGAAGCTATCCGTGCATTTATTCTTGCAACAGGATTAGCTAAGGTGAATAGTGAAGTTGAAGTTGATATGTTAGAGTCATTTGTACGTGATGATCTTCAAGCAAGAGCAGGACGTGCATTTGCTGTGATTAACCCATTAAAGGTTACAATCACAAATTACCCTGAAGGTAAAATCGAATACTTCGATGTACCTTTCCATCCAGAAAATACAGGACTTGGTTCAAGAAAAATTGCATTCTCAAAACATGTTTACATTGAACAAGAAGACTTTTCAGAAGTTAAACCAGATAACAAATATAAACGTTTATCGTTAGGTGGGGAAGTACGACTATTCCATACTTATTTCATTAAAGCAACTGATGTTGTTAAAGATGAAAATGGTAAGATCGTTGAAGTTCTTGCAACATATGATGAAAAGACTTTATCGGGTTCAGGTTTTAATGAAAGAAAACCAGATGGTACAATCCATTTTGTTGAGGCAACTACAGCAATTCCTGCTACATTCAATTTCTTTGGACCATTACTTGATGCAGATACGAACAAAACAATTGATGAAAGATATAATCCAAATTCACTTTCTCAAAAACAAGGATTTATTGAAGGTGGATTAAAAGATGTTAAAACAGATGAAAAATTCCAATTTGTTAGAAATGGATATTTCAATTGTTACGCAAACAAGAAGACAAATAACCCATACGAATTTAATGAAATTGTTCCATTAAAGAGTAGTTATAAATAA
- the rimI gene encoding ribosomal protein S18-alanine N-acetyltransferase: MIRQAIEADLFEIERLEKKIFNESLGFAFLKQELVDNPFSKIFVYEQDGKIIGYMSYRQIDSNADIMNFLVDEPYQNQGIGKEIFKFVLEEMKNDGCETIILEVRKSNQRAIYFYESFGGKVIRTIPNYYKDEDGLVMIIEVNKNDYTIS, from the coding sequence TTGATCAGACAAGCTATTGAAGCTGACCTTTTTGAAATTGAACGCTTAGAAAAAAAGATTTTTAATGAAAGTTTAGGCTTTGCATTCTTGAAACAAGAACTTGTTGATAATCCATTCTCCAAAATTTTTGTATATGAACAAGATGGAAAAATTATTGGATATATGAGCTATCGACAAATTGATAGCAACGCTGATATCATGAATTTTCTTGTGGATGAACCATACCAAAATCAAGGCATTGGTAAAGAAATCTTTAAATTTGTCCTTGAAGAAATGAAAAATGACGGTTGTGAAACCATCATTTTAGAAGTAAGAAAGAGTAATCAAAGAGCAATTTATTTTTATGAAAGTTTTGGTGGAAAAGTGATTCGTACAATCCCTAATTACTATAAAGATGAAGACGGTCTTGTGATGATTATCGAGGTAAATAAAAATGATTATACTATCAGTTGA
- a CDS encoding ATP-dependent helicase, whose product MEEYLAKLNPEQLKAATHVDGPLFVVAGAGTGKTRTLTTRVAYLIKVAGIPADNILAVTFTNKAAREMKERIVHMAGPYATGVWIYTFHSLASQILRKDIEVLELGYKKTFNIADEDDAKSIIRDIIKKQNLDHKRYKVNDIRNKISDFKCFSQDRFDDTYEKLVYQNYQKELVDNNLLDFDDLQIYLHKLLLEHEDVRRYYQEKFQYILVDEFQDTDHIQYEIIKLLAGIKKNIFVVGDPDQSIYGFRGANYENANHFRRDFGGEQVLNMNYRSTPEILDFANRLISHNINRPVKKNLTTEQEPGFEPLVWNAQSDRGEATMIANEINRLVKDLGYSYQDIAILYRNNALSRTFEDTLMKMNIPYVMYGGLSFYQRKEIKDILAYIRLLVNPHLDFYFKRVINVPKRAIGPTTVTKLETLAKSLGLSMFQAIDYLDVTGKTKESLDGFKKLILEMQERMLTMENLDEIVMYVAYHTSYLLMLEEEKDDISQDRIDNIKELKSVFVQGEEFYEGTLVEKLTQLLDQIALYTDLDQKLDKDAVVLSTFHQVKGLEFKVVFMTVMEEGIFPSPLSTYDSRELEEERRIAYVGVTRARERLYLSRADERLLYGNYIRPLASRFLKEMQPMKEKFTRPVYEQSSSRPSEHYLKAGDKVSHIVFGEGIVVNIESDIATIAFKLPHGIKKILENHPSLKKIG is encoded by the coding sequence ATGGAAGAGTATTTAGCTAAACTCAATCCTGAACAATTAAAGGCGGCCACACATGTTGATGGCCCTCTTTTTGTCGTTGCAGGTGCTGGTACCGGTAAAACTAGAACCCTAACAACTAGAGTTGCATATTTAATTAAAGTTGCAGGTATCCCAGCAGATAATATCTTAGCTGTGACTTTTACAAATAAAGCAGCAAGAGAGATGAAAGAACGTATTGTACATATGGCAGGACCTTACGCAACTGGCGTATGGATATATACTTTCCACTCACTTGCATCACAGATTTTAAGAAAAGATATCGAAGTATTAGAGTTAGGCTATAAAAAGACTTTCAATATCGCAGATGAAGATGATGCTAAAAGTATTATTAGAGACATCATCAAGAAACAAAACTTAGATCATAAACGTTACAAAGTGAATGACATTAGAAATAAAATTAGTGATTTCAAATGTTTCTCACAAGATCGTTTTGATGACACTTATGAGAAACTCGTTTACCAAAACTACCAAAAAGAACTTGTTGATAATAACCTACTTGATTTTGATGATTTACAAATCTATCTACATAAACTGTTGTTAGAACATGAAGATGTCAGACGTTACTATCAAGAAAAATTCCAATACATTTTAGTTGATGAGTTCCAAGATACTGACCATATTCAATATGAGATTATTAAGTTACTTGCAGGTATAAAGAAGAATATATTCGTCGTAGGAGACCCTGACCAATCAATCTACGGTTTCCGTGGTGCGAACTATGAGAATGCAAACCACTTTAGACGCGATTTTGGTGGTGAACAAGTCTTAAATATGAACTATCGTTCAACACCTGAGATTTTGGATTTTGCGAATAGATTAATTTCACATAACATCAATCGTCCAGTTAAAAAGAACTTAACAACTGAACAGGAACCAGGTTTTGAACCACTTGTTTGGAATGCACAATCCGATCGTGGTGAGGCAACAATGATTGCAAACGAAATCAATCGTTTGGTTAAAGACCTTGGATATAGTTATCAAGATATTGCAATCCTTTATCGAAATAATGCATTATCGAGAACCTTTGAAGATACTTTAATGAAAATGAATATTCCATATGTTATGTATGGTGGACTTTCTTTCTATCAAAGAAAAGAAATTAAAGATATTCTGGCATACATTAGATTACTTGTGAATCCACATTTAGATTTTTATTTCAAAAGAGTGATAAATGTTCCAAAACGTGCCATTGGTCCAACAACAGTAACTAAACTTGAAACACTTGCGAAGAGTCTTGGTTTATCTATGTTTCAAGCAATTGATTATCTTGATGTAACAGGTAAAACAAAAGAATCCTTAGACGGATTTAAGAAATTAATACTTGAGATGCAAGAACGTATGCTAACAATGGAAAATTTAGATGAAATTGTTATGTATGTTGCATATCATACGTCATATCTATTAATGCTTGAAGAAGAAAAAGATGATATCTCACAAGATCGTATCGATAACATCAAGGAATTAAAATCTGTATTCGTTCAAGGTGAAGAATTCTATGAAGGTACACTTGTTGAAAAACTCACTCAACTTCTAGACCAAATCGCTTTATACACCGATTTAGACCAGAAGTTAGATAAAGATGCTGTCGTACTCTCAACGTTCCACCAAGTGAAGGGATTAGAGTTTAAAGTTGTCTTTATGACGGTTATGGAAGAAGGTATTTTCCCATCACCGCTTTCTACATATGATTCAAGAGAACTTGAAGAAGAACGCCGAATTGCCTATGTTGGTGTGACAAGAGCTCGAGAGAGATTATATTTATCAAGAGCAGATGAACGTTTACTTTATGGTAATTACATCAGACCACTTGCATCACGTTTCTTAAAAGAAATGCAACCAATGAAAGAGAAATTCACAAGACCTGTATATGAACAAAGTTCATCAAGACCAAGTGAACATTATCTAAAAGCAGGTGATAAGGTGAGTCATATTGTCTTTGGTGAAGGTATTGTTGTCAATATTGAATCAGATATCGCAACCATCGCATTCAAACTACCACATGGTATTAAGAAAATATTAG
- a CDS encoding glucose-6-phosphate isomerase: MSLKVNISQAEKFLSKKVTTLQENVNQVHEMIKSKSGKGNDYLGWLDLPFDYEKEELERIYALKKKYAKLDVLVVIGIGGSYLGAKAGLEFLKEPFKKTKPEIIFAGHQLSANYLKQLLKYLNKKDYAINVISKSGTTTEPAVAFRLLREHIENKYGKEEARKRIFATTDKARGALYQLATNEGYEKFVIKDDIGGRFSVLTSVGLLPFVFAGINVEKMLKGAQDAWQDAQDPSLKKNKAYLYAATRYALYKEGKMVEYLVGYEPRLSFFSEWWKQLYGESEGKNGKGLLVSSAQFTTDLHSLGQQIQDGLRIIFETVIELKKTDSLTIPFDQDDLDKLNYIAGKEISYVNEKALLGTQMAHVEGNVPNILISIDKLDSYHFGYMIYFFEIACAMSAYLLDVNPFDQPGVEAYKKNMFALLGKK, encoded by the coding sequence ATGAGTTTAAAAGTTAATATTAGTCAAGCTGAAAAGTTTTTATCTAAAAAAGTAACAACGCTGCAAGAAAATGTAAACCAAGTTCATGAAATGATCAAATCGAAATCAGGTAAAGGAAATGATTACCTTGGTTGGTTAGATTTACCATTTGATTATGAAAAAGAAGAACTAGAGCGTATTTATGCATTAAAAAAGAAATATGCTAAACTCGATGTTTTAGTCGTTATTGGTATTGGTGGTTCATATTTAGGTGCGAAAGCAGGACTTGAATTCTTAAAAGAACCATTTAAGAAAACAAAACCAGAAATTATTTTTGCAGGTCATCAATTATCTGCTAATTACTTAAAACAATTACTTAAATACTTAAATAAAAAAGATTATGCAATCAATGTCATTTCTAAATCTGGTACAACAACAGAACCTGCTGTTGCTTTCCGTTTATTAAGAGAGCACATTGAAAATAAATACGGAAAAGAAGAAGCAAGAAAACGTATTTTTGCAACCACAGATAAAGCACGTGGTGCTTTATATCAACTTGCAACAAATGAAGGTTATGAAAAGTTTGTCATTAAAGATGATATTGGTGGACGCTTCTCAGTTTTAACTTCTGTTGGCTTATTACCATTTGTTTTTGCAGGAATTAATGTTGAAAAGATGTTAAAAGGTGCACAAGACGCATGGCAGGATGCACAAGACCCATCATTAAAGAAAAATAAAGCTTACCTTTATGCTGCAACACGTTATGCACTATATAAAGAAGGTAAGATGGTCGAATACTTAGTTGGCTATGAACCACGCCTATCATTCTTTTCAGAATGGTGGAAGCAATTATATGGTGAATCAGAAGGTAAAAATGGTAAAGGCTTATTAGTTTCATCTGCTCAATTTACAACAGATCTTCACTCACTTGGTCAACAAATTCAAGATGGCTTAAGAATTATTTTTGAAACAGTGATTGAACTTAAGAAAACAGATTCACTCACCATTCCATTTGATCAAGATGATCTTGATAAATTAAATTACATTGCTGGTAAAGAAATTTCATATGTAAATGAAAAAGCCTTACTTGGTACTCAAATGGCACACGTAGAAGGTAATGTTCCAAATATCTTAATCTCAATTGATAAATTGGATAGTTATCATTTTGGTTATATGATTTACTTCTTCGAAATTGCATGTGCAATGAGTGCATATTTACTTGATGTCAACCCATTTGATCAACCTGGGGTTGAAGCATATAAAAAGAATATGTTTGCGTTACTTGGAAAAAAATGA
- a CDS encoding DegV family protein: MRTFGVVLDSYLHLELNRENFKDAAIVSLSFMLRDHEVIDAKTNPKDLLELKPNEIQVIPPKPESFIAAYENQKNLGYKDVFVLTSSRYLSETFNQANLAKVILNKDDYHIIDTKTFGSGIEEILYQLDILSRLETSNLSILTKIKDFIDQELTILFTKSLPNEKSNLIKNLLPLSYVVSIKDDLEMIKNTFTKNKIFEYLKTLIDNQIKIGLKPYIRLMYQNYKEAKILQQELYTLLNINVYIDSPLPNLIYSKLPKVEFGLTLGRGLE, from the coding sequence ATGAGAACTTTCGGTGTCGTTTTAGACTCATACCTACATTTAGAACTTAATAGAGAAAACTTTAAAGATGCGGCAATCGTATCTTTATCTTTTATGTTAAGAGATCATGAAGTAATTGATGCTAAAACTAACCCTAAAGATTTATTAGAACTTAAACCAAACGAGATTCAAGTGATACCACCGAAACCAGAAAGTTTTATTGCAGCATATGAAAATCAAAAAAACCTGGGGTATAAAGATGTTTTTGTTTTAACATCTTCTAGATATTTATCTGAAACTTTTAATCAAGCAAATCTTGCAAAAGTTATTTTAAATAAAGATGATTATCATATTATTGATACAAAAACATTTGGTTCAGGTATTGAAGAAATTTTATATCAACTTGATATACTCTCAAGACTTGAAACTTCAAATCTTTCTATACTAACCAAAATTAAAGATTTTATTGATCAAGAATTAACAATTCTATTTACTAAGTCACTTCCAAATGAAAAATCAAACTTAATTAAAAACTTGTTACCATTAAGCTATGTAGTTTCAATTAAGGATGATTTAGAAATGATTAAAAACACATTTACTAAAAATAAGATTTTTGAATATCTAAAAACGTTAATTGATAATCAAATCAAAATCGGATTAAAACCTTATATTCGATTAATGTATCAGAACTACAAGGAAGCTAAAATATTACAACAAGAGTTATACACATTACTTAATATCAATGTGTATATTGATTCACCGCTTCCAAATTTAATTTATAGTAAATTACCTAAAGTAGAATTTGGATTAACTTTAGGTCGTGGATTGGAGTAA